The stretch of DNA TTCTGGGAGAAGAGcagaataaaagaagataatattatATGAACTTGTTGTATTGAAGTTGTTTTACATGATACAAAAGTCATGCtatttataaagatattttcaacTAGTTTTATAAATATCTATCTACTAACTACTAGCTATTACTGACTTAACTTCCAATTACTAACAactctaataatattttaatagtaACTAAATAGCAGAAATATATACCTGCTTTTGGAAAGCAGCAGTGACATTGACAGCAAATGCCTCAGAGATAAAACATCATCATATTCTGCAAACTCCAAGTTACTACCCAAGAGATAAACCATGATCATCAACATACTCTATAAACTCCAAGTTTCTACCCAAGGAACGCATTTGTTTAGTAACCTCCTTCAAGTCAGGGCAGTTATAGAAGACCGCACGGCGGAGACGAGGCATCGCACCTTCTTCTGATGACAGACGTATGATATTCACACCGTCCATGATAAACACTTGAAGCCGCAGAAAGCTCCCAGCACTACCACAATTAAGAGTTTCTTCCTCACAATTTCCATACCtcactttaaaaatttgaagGTTGGGAACTTGTCCCAATGTATTCATATCTTTAGATTTCAAATCCTTAAAACCTGACAAGGTAATCTTGATAAGATTTGAAGGAAATGCAATTCTATCTAATGGAGTCCGACATTCTTCAAACATAAGTACCAGCTTACGTAGGTTGCTTAGGCAGTGCAGTCTCCTCAAGTTTTCTTCTGTTGAACCTTGTTCTTCAGCTATTTTTAAACCCAGTTTTCTCAAGTTGGGAAAGCAACCATTGTCAAGTAAGCTCCCTAGTTGTGAATCGGCAGACACATAGCCTAAGGTTTGGAGATTCTGCATTTTATCATTTACTCCAACTTCATCTGCTGATAAACTCACGCCAAATTCACTACGAAGATGTCTCAGTTTCTTAAAGCCCCCAATACTTAGGCCATTGTAAACATAGGACATATCACATGTTTCTAAACCCTGAAATTTACATAACTCATATGATTCAGCATAGCCCGTTTTCAAGAACCTGAGGCTTTTGACCAACCCCTTCAAATACTCATCTGTTGCTGTTCTATTTATATCTGTGAACCAATCTGGAAAATATAGCACATTAACTTGGCAATCTTCTGGAATATGATGTGGCCACACATGTTCAACATCTTGATAAATGAACAACGAACAAGTGCATGATTGATTACATGTTACTATACTGGCATAGGCTCCTACGTTGCCGGGATAGGACAGTCTACGagcattgttattgttgttatcaGGATTGTTGCTCTCTGATATGCACAATTCCCGGAAGAGATCATggatctgacatgttttcacgCCTTTGCCATCACTCCTTCTCTTTGCCACTTGTACCAAGTTACGATCCACTAGCTCCTTCAAGTATTGCTCACCAATATCTTCAAGTTGTGGGGGTGATTTTGATCTTCCAGTTTGAATTGGCTCTATGAACCCTTCTGCTATCCATAGACGGATTAAGTCTCTCACCCAAATCTCTTCATCTTCAGGAAACACCCCAAGATATAGAAAGCATGGCTTCATTTTGTTGGGCAAATCATCATAGCTAAACTTCAAAAGCTCCATCATCTCCTCACTACTATCCTCATCAGCAACTCTCCAATAAGGCAGtaaattcatgatttcttcccATGCATCCTCTGATCTCTCCCTCTTTGCAACAAGCCCAGCAGTGGTTTTGATAGCCAATGGTAAACCCTTGCAAGTTTCAACAATTGATCTGCCAATAGATTCTAGCTCAGGAGGACAATTTCTTCTGCAGAAAATCTCCTTGTGAAACAGTTCCCAACTTCTTTCTTTATCCATAAAGGAAAGGTTGTGATGAGGTTCCTTTGACTCTGAAACATAGGCCACCTGATCATTCCGAGTAGTTACTAGTATCATGCCACCATTGTTGTTTTCTGGGAAACAATTCTTTATAGTGCGCCATGCTTTACTGTCCCAAACATCATCAAGGACTACCAAGTACTTTTTTCCTTCCAGACATTTCTTCACCTTCTGCTTTAGCTCCTCTTCACTACTTGAATCTTCAAATTTAGATGCAGACGGCTTCAGACACTTGAGAAGGCTTTTAAAAACTTCCTTTCCACTGTAATCCTTGGAAACAGTTGCCCATGCACGGCATGGGAATAACAACTTCACCTCATCGCTATTGTAGATCTTTCGAGCAAGGGTAGTCTTGCCTAACCCACCCATGCCAACAATGGAAACAACATTCCCAAGAGAATCTTCTTCCTTGAGTTGATTAAtcacaatttcaaaatctttctccAGTCCCACTACATTTTCTTCCTTCACAGTAGAACTACTTCCTTCGGCGATGCAATATTTCTTAACCTCAACACCATTGTTCAAAATATGATCATCTAGCACATCTTCATATCTTGTTGTTATAATGATCCTACTACCAGGACCAAACCAATCAGTTCTTCTAGCTAGTGAATTCATTTGTTGTATACTATCAACATCATCCAAAACTAGAAGAACTCTTTTTTGGCCTAGTCTTTGTTTTATTTCAGAGGATCCTTTGAATGTGCTTCCAATCTTAGTCCTGACCTCCTCTCCCATCTCAGAAAGAAGAGTTTCTTGTAGATGTTCTAGGCCACCACCACTTTCATTTGTTTTCTCACTGATATTGGAAAGAAAACTTGCAGTTTCAAAGTGCGGCCTAATCTTGTTATACAGCTCTGCAACAAATTTGCTTATTTCATCACCATCTCCATGGATTCCCAGCATGAAACAGGTAGCATGAGAACCAATTTCTAGAAGTGATTTTGCCTCCTCAAGTTCAGAATCACATCCAAGTGGACGGTCGATGTACAGAGGCAAAGGAGGAAGTCTTTTTGTGACCTCTTCAACAATGTTGTCAATAGCCTCTCCCCATGCTCTGcatcaatcattcatacacattttctttttattttaattttgtcttcttttatacaaatatatatgcTACTATTAAGCAAGAGAATCATAGCAAAATAATTGAGATGATTTTACAACGGAATTAACAAAgatcaaatatatattaaatagattATTAACgcattgaaaaacaaaagttttcttttttattcccTTCTTAACTCATTATTAACTCAGATCTCATAAACTCAGTAAAATTGGGTTAAACCAAAATTTAGTCTCTTGAACATCAAAATAAGTAATTCTGTAAGAAATACTTTTAACtgaacttttaaaaataaagatctAACATTTAGTTTTAGTctattgataaatatttttatgttactttaaaagaaattaaacaaactcgTATAAATTTAGGTAATTACAGTATATCAAACATTGATGATCATATACAATTGaaaatcagaactcaaaagCATGCATACACATTTAAAAAGCTTTGTGTACAAAGTAAATAACTACTCACGTTTTGTGATCACAGCGTTGACCATAAATCTTGCCCACTTCAGACAACGCTGACTTCCATGCTTCCAACTTGTGGttgtttcttcctttctttttatgATCAGCCATGGCTGTTTCATACTTATTTCTCTGAAACTGCACATCAGATTTTGCCACACGGAAATAGACCGGTAACACCGGTCGCTTTGTTCCGTTGCCGGAACACTCCATGATCTTGACGAGTTCATCAAGGCACCACTTGGAAGTTGGATACTCATCGCAGAGTATAAGAATTGACATCCTTGACCTTTCAATTGCTTCTAGAAGAGCACCTTCGAGTTCCTCACCTATTCTGAGCTTCTCGCTATCTCTGAAAGTCTCGATTCTTTTGTTGTCCAATGCACGATAGAGTACGTCTGTGAATTCGCGTCTTGTGTGGCCTCTGAAGCTCAGGAAAACATCATACTTGAAATATGACAATGGTGTTGCACCTTGATCTGATGACAATGGTGTTGCATCATGATCTGATGATGAACCTGCTATGCTAATTTGCGATTCGAGAAAGTCTATAGGGCcagcacttttattaaaatctggCCAGCACTTATCCagcaaaaagaaggtgaataATCCCATACTATTAAATGTTATCTTACACAATTAAAAAcactaataataactaattaaaagcTATAAAGTACAAAATCTGCTGGTTACTAACACTGCTCTTTGCGATCATGCTAGGCTTAATCGTAATTGGAATAGTAATCACAAGAGTCAACAAAAGAAAGAGCAATGTATATAGAAACGGAGATTAGGTGATCAATGAAGTGATTACAACCAAATAAACGCGGAGCAAGTTTCTTTGTAGTTgctaattctaaatattttaattgcaaTTTGCACTTACATTAtgtataaaaagttaaaaacataCAATATTTAATGGTTATGACTTACTATAAGCATTGCTTGCTTTATGCGTTTTTTATTTGCTATGGAGAAGCTGCTTAGCTCTCGTGGATTGACTTGGATAGTCctctaataattatattaaatgttttttttttaacttgaaGTAAGTGATAAAGTAATGAGGTGTTTGGCAATAGCTAATTTCTTACAATATTTTTTGGAGTAATCGTTcaaatttgttttcaactaattttaaattaaattcttcagtctttaatatatttttattatttttaagattttcaaaatttatatacgTACAGATTAATCTTTTCAAAGGTTTTAGTCACTTTTTAAACATatatgttaaataaataaatttttaacaaattttaatataagatAATTACGTttctaaataatattattttaagacaaaataaatacttatatttTATTGTGATCACAGCGTTGACCATAAATCTTGCCTACTTGAGACAAAGCTGACCTCTATGCTTCCAACTTGTGATTGTATCTGCCTTTTTCTTCATGCGCAGCCATGGCTTTTCCATATTCATTAAGCTGAAACTGCACGTCTGATG from Arachis duranensis cultivar V14167 chromosome 4, aradu.V14167.gnm2.J7QH, whole genome shotgun sequence encodes:
- the LOC110280371 gene encoding disease resistance protein RPP13-like — translated: MGLFTFFLLDKCWPDFNKSAGPIDFLESQISIAGSSSDHDATPLSSDQGATPLSYFKYDVFLSFRGHTRREFTDVLYRALDNKRIETFRDSEKLRIGEELEGALLEAIERSRMSILILCDEYPTSKWCLDELVKIMECSGNGTKRPVLPVYFRVAKSDVQFQRNKYETAMADHKKKGRNNHKLEAWKSALSEVGKIYGQRCDHKTAWGEAIDNIVEEVTKRLPPLPLYIDRPLGCDSELEEAKSLLEIGSHATCFMLGIHGDGDEISKFVAELYNKIRPHFETASFLSNISEKTNESGGGLEHLQETLLSEMGEEVRTKIGSTFKGSSEIKQRLGQKRVLLVLDDVDSIQQMNSLARRTDWFGPGSRIIITTRYEDVLDDHILNNGVEVKKYCIAEGSSSTVKEENVVGLEKDFEIVINQLKEEDSLGNVVSIVGMGGLGKTTLARKIYNSDEVKLLFPCRAWATVSKDYSGKEVFKSLLKCLKPSASKFEDSSSEEELKQKVKKCLEGKKYLVVLDDVWDSKAWRTIKNCFPENNNGGMILVTTRNDQVAYVSESKEPHHNLSFMDKERSWELFHKEIFCRRNCPPELESIGRSIVETCKGLPLAIKTTAGLVAKRERSEDAWEEIMNLLPYWRVADEDSSEEMMELLKFSYDDLPNKMKPCFLYLGVFPEDEEIWVRDLIRLWIAEGFIEPIQTGRSKSPPQLEDIGEQYLKELVDRNLVQVAKRRSDGKGVKTCQIHDLFRELCISESNNPDNNNNNARRLSYPGNVGAYASIVTCNQSCTCSLFIYQDVEHVWPHHIPEDCQVNVLYFPDWFTDINRTATDEYLKGLVKSLRFLKTGYAESYELCKFQGLETCDMSYVYNGLSIGGFKKLRHLRSEFGVSLSADEVGVNDKMQNLQTLGYVSADSQLGSLLDNGCFPNLRKLGLKIAEEQGSTEENLRRLHCLSNLRKLVLMFEECRTPLDRIAFPSNLIKITLSGFKDLKSKDMNTLGQVPNLQIFKVRYGNCEEETLNCGSAGSFLRLQVFIMDGVNIIRLSSEEGAMPRLRRAVFYNCPDLKEVTKQMRSLGRNLEFIEYVDDHGLSLG